One genomic region from Oceanicoccus sp. KOV_DT_Chl encodes:
- the htpG gene encoding molecular chaperone HtpG, with protein sequence MTTATAKETMGFQTEAKQLLQLMIHSLYSNKEIFLRELISNASDAADKLRFEALSDGSLYENDSELKITITFDKDAKTITIADNGVGMSKDDVISHLGTIAKSGTAEFMSKLSGDQKKDSQLIGQFGVGFYSAFIVADRVEVLTRRAGLDKTEGVHWESTGEADFSVEPIEKETRGTTIVLHLRDDSLDFADSWRIRSVVKKYSDHISLPVMMEKEITPEYDEEGKPKAVEKPTEPEFETINDATALWTRSRSEVSDDEYNEFYKHVSHDFEAPLTWSHNKVEGKLEYNSLLYVPKKAPFDMWNRDASRGLKLYVQRTFIMDDAEQFLPLYLRFIKGVVDSNDLSLNVSREILQQDPAVESMKSALTKRVLDMLAKMAKNEPEQYQSFWNEFGQVLKEGPSEDFSNKEKIAKLFRFASTHTNSEVQDQSLEDYVSRMKEGQEKIFYVAAENFTTGNKSPHLEVFRKKGIEVLVLFDRVDEWLMGHLMDFDGKQFQDVGKGALDLGALEDEADKKEKEKLETDNKDLVERVKKILEAKVEEVRVTNRLTDSPACLVVGEADMGAQMRRILEQAGQSIPESKPIFELNPEHSLVQKLDHESDEDRFADLVEILFDQSTLAEGGQLEDPAAYVHRLNKLLLELSH encoded by the coding sequence ATGACCACAGCCACTGCGAAAGAAACTATGGGCTTTCAAACTGAAGCCAAGCAACTGCTTCAGTTAATGATCCATTCGCTATACAGCAACAAAGAGATATTCCTGCGGGAGTTGATTTCCAATGCGTCAGACGCAGCTGACAAATTACGTTTTGAAGCACTTTCTGACGGTAGTTTGTATGAAAATGACTCCGAGTTAAAAATTACCATCACTTTTGATAAGGACGCCAAGACCATCACCATTGCCGATAATGGTGTAGGTATGTCCAAAGATGATGTGATCTCTCATTTAGGCACCATCGCCAAGTCGGGTACCGCCGAATTTATGAGCAAGCTGAGCGGCGACCAGAAGAAAGATTCACAATTAATTGGCCAGTTTGGTGTAGGTTTTTATTCAGCTTTTATTGTTGCAGATCGCGTTGAAGTGCTGACTCGCCGTGCGGGCCTGGATAAAACTGAAGGTGTGCACTGGGAATCCACCGGTGAAGCAGACTTTAGTGTAGAGCCTATTGAGAAAGAAACCCGTGGTACCACTATCGTTTTGCATCTGCGTGACGATAGCCTGGATTTCGCTGACAGTTGGCGTATTCGCTCTGTCGTGAAAAAATATTCCGATCATATTTCACTGCCGGTAATGATGGAAAAAGAAATTACGCCAGAGTATGACGAAGAAGGTAAACCAAAAGCTGTTGAAAAACCTACAGAGCCAGAATTTGAAACGATTAATGATGCCACTGCATTGTGGACTCGTTCGCGCAGTGAGGTGTCTGATGATGAATACAACGAATTTTATAAGCATGTTTCCCATGATTTTGAGGCGCCGTTAACCTGGAGCCACAATAAAGTTGAAGGTAAGTTGGAATATAACAGCTTGCTATACGTGCCTAAAAAAGCGCCTTTTGATATGTGGAATCGCGATGCTTCGCGCGGTTTAAAATTGTATGTGCAGCGCACTTTTATTATGGATGACGCTGAGCAGTTCTTGCCTTTATATCTGCGGTTTATTAAAGGTGTCGTCGATTCCAATGACTTGTCGTTGAATGTTTCTCGCGAAATTTTACAACAAGACCCTGCTGTTGAGTCAATGAAATCAGCACTGACCAAGCGGGTATTGGATATGCTGGCTAAAATGGCAAAAAATGAGCCAGAGCAGTATCAATCGTTCTGGAATGAGTTTGGTCAGGTATTAAAAGAAGGCCCCTCGGAAGACTTCTCCAACAAAGAAAAGATTGCCAAGCTATTCCGTTTTGCTTCTACCCACACAAATAGTGAGGTGCAGGATCAGTCGTTGGAAGATTATGTAAGTCGCATGAAAGAAGGGCAGGAGAAAATCTTTTATGTGGCTGCTGAAAACTTTACTACGGGTAATAAGAGCCCACACCTTGAGGTATTCCGTAAGAAAGGCATCGAAGTTTTAGTCTTGTTTGATCGTGTTGATGAGTGGTTAATGGGTCACTTGATGGACTTTGACGGCAAGCAGTTTCAGGATGTAGGTAAAGGAGCTTTGGATCTGGGCGCACTGGAAGACGAAGCGGATAAAAAAGAAAAGGAAAAACTGGAAACCGATAACAAGGATTTGGTTGAGCGGGTTAAAAAAATCCTGGAAGCAAAAGTTGAAGAGGTGCGCGTCACCAATCGTTTAACTGACTCGCCAGCGTGTCTGGTGGTTGGCGAAGCTGATATGGGTGCACAAATGCGTCGTATCCTGGAACAAGCCGGTCAATCAATACCCGAGAGTAAGCCGATTTTTGAGCTTAACCCTGAGCATTCACTGGTGCAGAAGTTGGATCATGAAAGTGATGAAGATCGTTTTGCCGATTTGGTTGAAATCCTGTTTGATCAATCAACCCTTGCTGAAGGTGGTCAACTTGAAGACCCAGCAGCCTATGTACATCGCTTGAATAAGTTATTGCTTGAATTAAGTCACTAA
- a CDS encoding DMT family transporter — MQFQPPEQNFIKGISLGIMTVAIGSCVGAIGKHLTTLVDISAIVLFQYLICFLFTLPWIIKHGPTALTTAHPWQHIIRGVSGCLCFYTYYVALKYIPLVDASLLRNTAPLVVPLILFIGFHAAIPKVRWLPLIIGFIGIAVILRPAQQGLSLWHLVGFSSGVGLAISMVFTRVLAQHEPESRILFYYFFISLLFVVPFFAFNYAPIPMAALPWLILVGVAMYFTFILYTRAYAYVNASVVAPTSYFAVVFAGILDWIFWDHFPDIWTLVGITLVILGGLLLLRLGDK, encoded by the coding sequence ATGCAATTCCAGCCACCTGAACAAAATTTCATCAAAGGCATTAGCCTTGGCATCATGACGGTGGCAATAGGCAGCTGCGTGGGCGCCATCGGTAAGCACCTCACCACCCTTGTTGATATTTCGGCCATTGTATTATTTCAGTATCTCATTTGTTTTCTGTTCACCTTGCCATGGATCATCAAGCACGGCCCTACAGCATTAACAACAGCCCACCCATGGCAGCATATTATTCGCGGCGTCAGTGGCTGCCTGTGCTTTTATACCTATTACGTCGCACTTAAATATATTCCGCTGGTTGACGCGTCATTACTTCGCAATACCGCACCATTAGTGGTGCCCTTAATTTTGTTTATAGGCTTTCATGCAGCTATCCCTAAAGTTCGCTGGCTACCCTTAATAATCGGATTTATTGGTATTGCCGTTATTTTACGCCCCGCTCAACAGGGTTTGAGCTTATGGCATTTAGTTGGATTCTCGTCTGGCGTTGGTTTGGCAATATCCATGGTATTTACCCGTGTACTGGCGCAGCATGAACCTGAGAGCCGTATTCTGTTTTATTATTTTTTCATCTCACTGTTATTTGTCGTACCTTTTTTTGCTTTTAACTACGCGCCGATACCAATGGCAGCTCTACCCTGGTTAATTCTGGTAGGAGTCGCCATGTATTTTACTTTTATTTTATATACCCGTGCCTACGCCTATGTAAACGCGTCGGTAGTGGCGCCAACCAGTTATTTCGCGGTGGTTTTTGCCGGTATTCTCGACTGGATTTTTTGGGATCACTTCCCCGATATCTGGACGTTAGTCGGCATCACGCTGGTAATACTAGGCGGTCTACTGCTACTCCGGCTAGGCGATAAATAA
- a CDS encoding HopJ type III effector protein, producing MSIEHFLKQLQQHPDSIEFDQTMNVIGQHFDYSPSRFTNGPTVINEAGTNEGSCKIFAFAQLMNLDQSSTLACFGKFYREEVLQQPNADNHGNIRAFMQYGWEGIHFHTTVLTPVQAAF from the coding sequence ATGAGCATCGAACACTTTCTAAAACAATTACAGCAACACCCGGATAGCATAGAATTTGATCAAACGATGAATGTTATTGGCCAGCATTTCGACTATTCACCCAGTCGCTTTACTAATGGCCCAACAGTAATCAATGAGGCCGGGACCAACGAAGGCTCCTGCAAAATATTCGCCTTTGCCCAACTGATGAATCTGGATCAGAGCAGCACTCTGGCCTGCTTTGGTAAATTCTATCGGGAAGAAGTATTACAACAACCAAACGCTGATAATCACGGTAATATCCGCGCATTTATGCAATATGGATGGGAAGGTATACATTTTCATACGACAGTACTCACGCCAGTCCAGGCTGCGTTTTAA
- a CDS encoding DUF1254 domain-containing protein — MKVLGKLTINTTILIATLCIIASAQAAPKLEEVAERSYLYGLQQAIFYGQRWIYTQNNVKDNEIYSGINRIFWVRKQITPDFPVVTPNATTLYGSGFLDLEAGPVVIEVPEITDRYFSVQVMDQYGIFRMIVGSPFNGTSARKYILVPPGYDKNLPASFPTTDIVQWQSKTAYIVVRMAVETGTDKEIKTINHLQDQVTTTPLAQWIANDYKGWHRQIPKYNLANTLSPKTCPPMPWGKWTNKPLSNTSHC; from the coding sequence ATGAAAGTACTTGGCAAGTTAACGATCAACACGACAATATTGATTGCGACGCTCTGCATAATCGCCTCCGCTCAGGCCGCACCTAAATTGGAAGAAGTCGCGGAACGCTCTTATCTCTATGGGCTGCAGCAGGCTATTTTCTATGGGCAACGCTGGATCTACACCCAGAACAACGTCAAAGACAACGAAATTTATTCCGGTATAAACCGGATTTTCTGGGTACGCAAGCAAATCACTCCCGACTTTCCGGTAGTGACACCGAATGCGACTACGCTGTATGGCTCAGGTTTTCTAGATTTAGAGGCAGGACCAGTCGTTATTGAAGTACCCGAAATTACTGATCGCTACTTTAGTGTCCAAGTGATGGACCAATATGGCATTTTTCGCATGATCGTGGGCTCACCTTTCAATGGCACCAGTGCGAGAAAATATATTCTGGTACCGCCCGGTTATGACAAGAACCTTCCTGCGAGTTTCCCTACTACCGATATCGTCCAATGGCAATCCAAGACCGCCTATATCGTAGTCCGCATGGCCGTTGAAACCGGCACGGATAAAGAAATTAAAACCATTAACCACCTTCAGGATCAAGTTACTACCACACCGTTAGCCCAATGGATCGCCAACGATTACAAGGGTTGGCACAGGCAGATACCAAAATACAACCTGGCAAATACATTATCCCCAAAGACTTGCCCGCCTATGCCATGGGGCAAGTGGACAAACAAACCGCTCAGCAATACTTCACACTGCTAA
- a CDS encoding DUF1214 domain-containing protein, whose protein sequence is MNDLPPVTQFWSIPLYDANGYFVANEINRYTINSFMLKAGDLVVKDDKLVVYIQKDKPTDPDQAKNWLPAPADGMRFTARFYGPYTPLTNGSYNMPKAIKVK, encoded by the coding sequence ATGAATGACCTGCCGCCGGTCACCCAATTCTGGTCAATCCCCCTGTACGACGCCAACGGTTACTTTGTCGCTAATGAAATCAATCGTTACACCATTAACAGCTTTATGCTGAAAGCCGGTGATTTGGTGGTCAAGGATGACAAGCTGGTTGTTTACATCCAGAAGGACAAGCCAACGGATCCCGATCAAGCCAAAAACTGGCTGCCAGCACCAGCTGATGGCATGCGTTTTACCGCTCGTTTTTACGGACCCTATACACCGTTAACCAACGGCAGCTACAACATGCCTAAAGCCATCAAAGTAAAGTAA
- a CDS encoding DUF1254 domain-containing protein, protein MNIANSFTAILTTAGIALSSFSIANAEVSQKTLDSISIADKLETPIGNLEFFDGVPTDATINKLYDNLDRSRGLGVYLDNMGGVSINAVLDGLSAAGANASNKVALFEQLMDSQTLVVTANTSTLYAYAGTDLGNDGPTVIEVPPGMLGFLDDGWQRFVGNIGVTGPDKGKGGKYLVLPPAMTAKYPVAIFYLNLKPIVTFCFCAAPSKRGLNLQWLTSSPGLKFIR, encoded by the coding sequence ATGAATATAGCAAATTCGTTCACCGCTATCCTGACAACAGCTGGTATAGCTTTATCGAGTTTCTCGATTGCCAATGCAGAGGTTAGCCAAAAAACACTTGACTCGATTTCTATTGCCGACAAACTCGAAACGCCCATCGGAAACCTTGAATTTTTTGATGGTGTCCCGACTGACGCCACTATAAATAAACTCTATGACAACCTCGATCGCTCACGGGGACTGGGCGTCTATCTTGATAATATGGGCGGTGTATCTATCAACGCCGTACTTGACGGTCTTAGCGCAGCGGGGGCCAATGCAAGTAATAAGGTTGCTTTGTTCGAGCAATTAATGGATTCGCAAACGCTGGTAGTGACCGCCAATACCTCGACGTTATACGCCTACGCAGGCACTGACCTCGGCAATGACGGGCCAACAGTTATTGAAGTCCCCCCTGGCATGCTGGGTTTCCTCGATGACGGTTGGCAGCGATTCGTCGGCAATATTGGCGTTACCGGCCCGGATAAAGGCAAAGGCGGAAAGTATTTGGTGCTCCCCCCGGCTATGACGGCAAAGTACCCAGTGGCTATTTTTTACTTAAACCTAAAACCCATCGTAACTTTCTGTTTCTGCGCGGCTCCATCAAAAAGGGGCTTGAACCTGCAGTGGCTAACATCAAGTCCGGGCTTAAAATTTATCCGCTGA
- a CDS encoding DUF1214 domain-containing protein — MAYANKNTSFEADGAMNLNARTLFYFNAGGVTPAMAVTTAGAGSDYALAYLDANKKPFDGGKTYKLHLPPNVPVNNFWAVTLYDTQTRSQLQTSQQFPTVGSLTEGMKKNQDGSYDVFFGPKAPDGKTGNWLATMPGKSWFMILRMYGPLEPWINKSWRPSEIEQVK, encoded by the coding sequence ATGGCCTACGCCAACAAAAACACCTCCTTCGAAGCAGACGGCGCGATGAATCTAAACGCAAGAACGCTGTTCTACTTTAACGCCGGTGGCGTGACGCCTGCAATGGCTGTGACTACGGCAGGAGCAGGCTCTGATTATGCATTGGCTTATCTTGATGCAAACAAAAAACCTTTCGATGGTGGCAAGACTTACAAACTCCATCTGCCGCCAAATGTTCCCGTTAACAATTTTTGGGCTGTAACTTTGTACGACACACAAACACGGTCACAGCTTCAAACCAGCCAACAGTTCCCAACCGTAGGCAGCCTCACGGAAGGCATGAAAAAAAACCAGGACGGCTCCTACGATGTATTTTTCGGACCCAAAGCGCCTGATGGAAAAACAGGTAATTGGCTAGCAACAATGCCCGGTAAGAGCTGGTTTATGATTCTAAGAATGTACGGCCCATTAGAACCATGGATCAATAAAAGCTGGCGGCCTAGTGAAATCGAACAGGTTAAATAG
- the sucC gene encoding ADP-forming succinate--CoA ligase subunit beta → MNLHEYQGKQLFAEYGLPVSKGYACDTPEEAAQAADQIGGDKWVVKAQVHAGGRGKAGGVKLVSSKDEIKAFAQQWLGKNLVTYQTDENGQPVSKILVESCTDIDQELYLGAVVDRSSRRIVFMASTEGGVEIEKVAEETPEKILKAEIDPLTGAQPYQGRELAFKLGLQGVQIKQFVTIFMGLAKLFQDLDLALIEINPLVITDEGNLHCLDAKLGVDSNAMYRQPKLKEMHDPSQEDAREAQAAKWELNYVALDGNIGCMVNGAGLAMGTMDIVKLHGGQPANFLDVGGGATKERVSEAFKIILSDDTVQAVLVNIFGGIVRCDLIAEGIIGAVGEVGVEVPVVVRLEGNNAELGSKLLAESGLNIIAANSLKEAADAVVKAAEGK, encoded by the coding sequence ATGAACCTTCACGAGTATCAGGGTAAACAATTGTTTGCTGAGTATGGGTTACCTGTGTCAAAGGGCTATGCCTGTGATACACCCGAGGAAGCAGCCCAAGCTGCTGATCAAATTGGCGGCGATAAGTGGGTAGTTAAAGCTCAGGTCCACGCTGGCGGCCGCGGTAAAGCGGGCGGTGTTAAGCTGGTATCGAGCAAAGACGAAATCAAAGCCTTTGCGCAACAATGGTTGGGTAAAAATCTGGTGACCTACCAGACTGACGAAAATGGCCAACCAGTTTCTAAAATTCTTGTTGAGTCTTGTACTGACATCGATCAGGAATTGTATCTGGGTGCTGTGGTTGATCGTTCTTCTCGCCGTATTGTTTTCATGGCATCTACCGAAGGTGGTGTGGAAATTGAAAAAGTAGCGGAAGAGACCCCTGAAAAAATTCTTAAAGCTGAAATCGACCCATTGACGGGCGCCCAGCCATATCAAGGTCGCGAGTTGGCTTTTAAACTGGGTCTGCAAGGCGTTCAGATCAAACAGTTTGTGACTATCTTTATGGGCTTGGCCAAATTGTTTCAGGACCTGGATCTGGCGTTGATTGAAATCAACCCGCTGGTCATTACTGACGAAGGTAATTTGCACTGTCTGGACGCTAAATTAGGCGTTGACAGCAATGCGATGTACCGTCAGCCCAAGCTAAAAGAAATGCACGATCCTTCGCAGGAAGATGCACGTGAAGCACAAGCGGCTAAGTGGGAGCTCAACTATGTTGCGCTAGACGGCAACATTGGCTGCATGGTTAACGGTGCAGGCTTGGCGATGGGTACTATGGATATCGTTAAGTTACACGGTGGCCAGCCTGCTAACTTCCTGGATGTGGGTGGCGGTGCCACTAAAGAGCGCGTATCAGAAGCGTTTAAAATTATCCTGTCTGACGATACTGTACAAGCCGTTTTGGTTAATATCTTCGGTGGTATTGTCCGCTGTGATCTAATCGCTGAGGGTATCATCGGTGCTGTTGGTGAAGTGGGCGTTGAAGTCCCTGTGGTTGTTCGTCTGGAAGGTAACAACGCTGAGCTGGGCTCAAAATTGTTGGCTGAAAGTGGTTTGAACATTATTGCTGCCAACAGCTTGAAAGAAGCTGCCGATGCAGTGGTTAAAGCAGCGGAGGGCAAATAA
- the lpdA gene encoding dihydrolipoyl dehydrogenase: MMSKFDVVVIGSGPAGYVAAIRAAQLGLSVACIEKSTNKLGKTGLGGTCLNVGCIPSKALLDSSHKFAEARDDFKFHGIAAKGVSMDVAKMIDRKDKIVGQLTGGIGQLFKVNGVKEIKGFGKVLAGKKVEVTADDGSVSTLDAENIIIAAGSAPIDIPPAPIDQDVIVDSTGALEFLKVPKRLGVIGAGVIGLELGSVWARLGAEVVVLEALDVFLPAVDQQVAKEAQRIFTKKQKLDIRLGARVTASEVKGGKVTVTYQDADGEKQEVFDKLVVAVGRRPQSENLLAADSGVRLVERGFIYVNDHCETEVPGVFAVGDIVRGPMLAHKGSEEGVMVAERIAGKKAAMNYDCIPSVIYTHPEIAAVGQTEEQLKADGIEYKVGVFPFVASGRALAANDSDGFVKMIAHAETDRILGCHIIGPSAADLVQQVVIAMEFGSSAEDIGLTVFGHPTLSEAVHEAALAVEGHAIHIPNKKKR, translated from the coding sequence ATCATGTCAAAATTTGATGTAGTCGTTATTGGTTCTGGCCCCGCTGGTTATGTGGCGGCTATTCGCGCTGCTCAACTTGGTTTAAGTGTCGCCTGTATTGAAAAGAGCACTAATAAATTGGGTAAGACTGGTTTGGGTGGTACGTGCTTAAACGTAGGTTGTATCCCTTCTAAAGCCTTACTTGATAGCTCACATAAATTTGCCGAAGCAAGAGATGATTTTAAATTTCATGGCATTGCTGCTAAAGGTGTATCCATGGACGTGGCGAAAATGATTGACCGCAAGGATAAAATTGTGGGTCAGTTGACCGGTGGTATTGGCCAGTTATTTAAGGTTAATGGTGTTAAAGAAATCAAAGGTTTTGGTAAAGTATTGGCAGGTAAGAAAGTAGAAGTGACTGCTGATGATGGTTCCGTTTCAACACTGGACGCTGAGAATATTATTATTGCTGCAGGTTCTGCGCCCATTGATATTCCGCCTGCTCCCATTGATCAGGATGTGATTGTAGATTCAACGGGCGCATTGGAATTTTTAAAAGTGCCTAAGCGTCTGGGTGTTATTGGTGCAGGCGTGATTGGTTTGGAGCTTGGCAGTGTATGGGCGCGTTTAGGCGCGGAGGTGGTAGTACTTGAGGCGCTTGACGTATTTTTGCCAGCGGTTGATCAACAAGTTGCAAAAGAAGCGCAGCGTATTTTCACCAAAAAACAAAAATTGGATATTCGTCTGGGGGCTAGAGTCACAGCTTCTGAAGTAAAAGGCGGCAAGGTCACGGTCACCTATCAGGATGCGGATGGTGAAAAGCAGGAAGTGTTTGATAAGTTGGTAGTCGCGGTCGGACGACGTCCGCAGAGTGAAAACCTGCTGGCCGCGGATAGCGGTGTGCGTTTGGTTGAGCGCGGTTTTATTTATGTTAATGATCATTGTGAAACGGAAGTGCCTGGTGTTTTTGCGGTGGGTGATATTGTTCGAGGGCCGATGTTAGCGCATAAAGGTTCCGAAGAGGGGGTGATGGTTGCAGAGCGCATCGCCGGTAAAAAAGCGGCAATGAATTATGACTGTATCCCCAGTGTTATTTACACCCATCCAGAAATTGCTGCGGTAGGGCAAACTGAAGAGCAGCTGAAAGCTGATGGCATTGAATACAAAGTCGGGGTATTCCCTTTTGTGGCCAGTGGTCGTGCATTGGCAGCGAACGATAGTGATGGCTTTGTGAAGATGATTGCGCATGCGGAGACAGATCGTATACTCGGTTGCCATATCATTGGCCCTAGCGCTGCAGATCTGGTTCAGCAGGTAGTGATTGCTATGGAATTTGGCTCCAGTGCTGAAGATATTGGCTTGACTGTGTTTGGTCATCCAACATTGTCCGAAGCTGTACATGAAGCTGCGCTGGCCGTTGAGGGGCATGCCATTCACATCCCTAATAAGAAAAAACGCTAG
- the odhB gene encoding 2-oxoglutarate dehydrogenase complex dihydrolipoyllysine-residue succinyltransferase, with protein MTIDIKAPAFPESIADGTVATWHKKPGEAVSRDELIVDIETDKVVLEIVAPADGVISEIIKAEGETVLSNELIGLFAAGEAGTVAAVVEQPVTAAQPQPITSDLKLSPAARKMIEENKVEPAAVVGTGKGGLVTKEDVMAHLASAPVVAPVSKAVVAAPVVVLDAGEKIEKRVPMTRLRKRIAERLLDATQNTAMLTTFNEVNMEPVMTLRSQYKDLFEKTHNGVRLGFMGFFVKAACEALKRYPAVNASIDGDDVVYHGYQDVGVAVSSDKGLVVPVLRDVDNMGLATVENTIRDFGLRARDGKLSLDDMQGGTFTITNGGVFGSLMSTPIINPPQTAILGMHKIQDRPMAVNGEVKILPMMYLALSYDHRLIDGKEAVQFLVTIKDLLEDPARILLEI; from the coding sequence ATGACCATTGATATTAAAGCGCCAGCATTTCCTGAGTCCATTGCCGATGGCACTGTAGCGACATGGCACAAAAAGCCTGGTGAGGCGGTGTCTCGCGATGAGCTGATTGTTGACATTGAAACGGATAAAGTTGTGCTGGAGATTGTCGCGCCAGCCGATGGTGTGATTAGTGAAATTATTAAAGCCGAAGGCGAAACGGTTTTAAGTAATGAGTTGATAGGCCTTTTTGCCGCTGGTGAGGCAGGTACTGTGGCAGCTGTTGTTGAGCAGCCCGTTACTGCGGCTCAACCTCAGCCAATTACCAGTGATTTAAAACTTAGCCCAGCTGCAAGAAAGATGATCGAAGAAAATAAAGTTGAGCCTGCGGCAGTTGTTGGTACCGGTAAAGGTGGCTTGGTTACCAAAGAAGATGTGATGGCTCATTTGGCCAGTGCCCCAGTCGTCGCGCCAGTGTCAAAAGCTGTGGTAGCTGCGCCGGTGGTTGTGCTCGATGCCGGCGAAAAAATTGAAAAACGTGTACCTATGACGCGTTTGCGTAAGCGTATTGCTGAACGGTTGTTAGATGCCACCCAAAATACCGCTATGTTGACCACATTTAATGAGGTCAATATGGAGCCGGTAATGACATTGCGTAGTCAATATAAAGATTTATTTGAAAAAACCCATAATGGTGTCCGTCTTGGCTTTATGGGGTTTTTTGTAAAAGCAGCCTGTGAGGCGTTAAAGCGTTACCCTGCAGTGAATGCATCAATTGATGGTGATGATGTGGTTTATCATGGTTATCAGGATGTGGGTGTGGCAGTCTCATCTGACAAGGGGTTAGTTGTTCCTGTATTACGCGATGTTGATAATATGGGCTTGGCAACCGTCGAGAATACTATTCGCGATTTTGGTCTGCGTGCGCGTGATGGCAAATTATCGCTTGATGATATGCAAGGCGGAACGTTTACTATTACCAATGGCGGCGTGTTTGGTTCACTGATGTCTACGCCAATTATTAATCCACCACAAACAGCAATTCTGGGCATGCATAAAATCCAGGATCGGCCAATGGCGGTGAATGGCGAAGTGAAAATATTGCCGATGATGTATTTGGCATTGTCGTATGATCACCGTCTTATTGACGGTAAAGAAGCGGTGCAGTTTTTGGTAACCATTAAAGATTTGCTGGAAGATCCCGCGCGAATTTTGTTAGAAATTTAA